The genomic window GGGCGGGCCGCGACCCACGCCCCCACAGTCCCTCCCACCATTCCGACCACATCTCGGTAATCGACGTGCCGCGCCGGTCGAGGGACCCCACCAAGCCACGGGGCATGAACAGCACGATGGCGATGAGCAGCACCCCCTGCGCGATGAGATGCAAGTCGAGCAGGTTCGCCCACAGGAACTCTCGCAGCCAGAACAGCACTGCNNNNNNNNNNCAATCTTTTAGCCTAGAACCCGATGCCGCCCAGCATCGTGCCCATGATCGCGTCGAGCGTCCGCACTTCAGTGAACGCGATATCGGGATCGACGAACGTGTTCTGGTACGCCCACAGCCCGCCGAACAGCCCGGTCGATGCGCCGGCGAAGCTGAAGACGGCGACCTTGAGACGTGTGGTAGCGATGCCCCGCATCTCCGCCCCGACTTCGTCTTCCCGGATGGCCACGAGGGCCGTTCCCACCCGGGTGCGACGCAGCCACCACGCGAAGACTCCCAGGGCCACTACCAACACCAGCTCGATGAAGTAGAAGAGCGAACGGTTCAGATATGGCGGCAGCGTGAGCCCCACGCCTCCCCCAGTCAGCCCGCCGGTGACCCGCACGATCTCTCGCAGAGCGACGAATGTCGCGAGCATCGCTATCGAGAAGTACGGGCCTCGCAGCCGCATCGTGGCCCTGCCGATGAGCGCCGCCGCCACACCGACCACGACGACGCCGAGTGCGATCGCAGGCACGGGCGGCCAGCCGATGCCCAGCCCGTTGGTCTGCAGTGACATCATGATCGCCGTCGTGTAGGCGCCGAGGCCGAACCAGACCGCGTGCCCGAAGTCGATGTAGCCCGTGAACCCGCCGGTGAGGTTCCAGTTGATCGCCACGCCGATGCTCGTGAACATGAGCGTCATCGTGAACAGCGTCGAGTCGCTCGTCCCCGGCCACAGCGGCAGCACGACGAGCCACGCCAGCGCTATCGCCACGAGTGCACCGCTCAATCGCTTCGCCATGCGCTGTGCCCCGCCGCTGGGTCCGCCCAGTCTCGTGCCAGAGCTCATGTCGCCGCCGCATTCACCGGTCGCAGGCCGCCGAACAGCCCTTGGGGCCGCAGCACCAGCGCCGCTACCAGGATCACGAAGGACGCCACGACCGCCAGATTCGTGCCCACGCCTGCGACGTAGACCGCAAGCCCGGCTTCGACGAGGCCCAAGACCATCGCGCCGCCGAGTGCTCCCCGGATCG from bacterium includes these protein-coding regions:
- a CDS encoding branched-chain amino acid ABC transporter permease → MAKRLSGALVAIALAWLVVLPLWPGTSDSTLFTMTLMFTSIGVAINWNLTGGFTGYIDFGHAVWFGLGAYTTAIMMSLQTNGLGIGWPPVPAIALGVVVVGVAAALIGRATMRLRGPYFSIAMLATFVALREIVRVTGGLTGGGVGLTLPPYLNRSLFYFIELVLVVALGVFAWWLRRTRVGTALVAIREDEVGAEMRGIATTRLKVAVFSFAGASTGLFGGLWAYQNTFVDPDIAFTEVRTLDAIMGTMLGGIGF